The DNA segment CACTGCAAGAACCGGCAGAAATTACCGAAACCGAAGTTCTCGAGGCATTTAACATCGATGATCCGCGCATCATTGAACTGCGTGAGAAATTTCTCGCCGCAGTTCAAGCCGCTGCGACATATAATTCATAAAAAGGACATACGGCCTAAAAGGTATATTATATGCTGCCGGTTAAGCGCTGAAAACTCATATAGATACTTCCGGTAAATCCGGGAGTATCTATGTTAAAATTAATTATGATTCCAATTTTACGCCGGTGCGTGTTATAAATGCGGCATGTCTCTGACGGATGGTTTTTTGTGGGTCGATATCGCCCTGGCGGTGCTGGTGCTGCTGTTTTTTCTGAACGGATTGCGGCGCGGGCTGTGCCGTGAACTGGCGCATATCCTTACGTTTGCGGCATTGATTGCCGGTTTCTGCTTTTTCTACGCGCCAATCACAGAATTCGCTGCCTGCCACTGTACATTTGTTGCGCTGGAACATATTCACATCGCCGTGCCGGTCATGATGCTGAGTGCTGCGCTTGTCGTATACATTCTGATCTGGCTGTGCCTGCGCGCACTGCTTTGTCCGTTCCTTGATTTTCTCGGTGAAAAATTTCTCGGCGGAATCGTCGGCGCAGCGCGCGGCGCGGTTTTCGGATTAGTTATTATTGCGGCACTGACGCTCGTGCAGATTCCGGCGGTGCAGGAAGCTGTCGTCGATAAATCGGTAATCGGCTGCTGGGTTGAAAATACCATCACGCCGTGGCTCAAAGAAACCGTCACAATGCCGGAAACCGGCTGCGGTGATTTTCCGCTGCCGCTGGAATTTTATCGCCGGAAAAATACAGATGAAGCTGCCGGCCTCACGCAAACAAACACACCGCCGGGAAATACTCCGGCGTCCGCCAATCAGCAATCGACAATCAACAATGACAATGGTCCCCAGAGAACTGATTGAAGAAATCCGCGCGCGCAACGATATTGCCGAAGTCATCGGGTCCTATCTGCCGTTGCGCAGCGCCGGTACGCGCTTCAAAGTCAACTGTCCGTTTCATAAAGAAAAAACGCCGTCGTTCACGGTGAGTCCCGACCGGCAGATTTACCACTGCTTCGGCTGCGGCGCCGGCGGCGATGTGATCCGCTTCATCCAGGAATATGAAAAGGTCGATTTTATGACGGCGCTGCGCATGCTCGCTGATCGCGTTGGAGTTGAACTCACTGTGGCAGAGAGCAGCGATGAAACCGGTGCGAATCGCCGTAAACTTTTTCAAATTCATGAAAGCGTCGCACAGCTCTATCGAAAAATTTTAACCGACCATCCTGAAGGTGCCGCCGGCCGCGACTATCTTGCCGCGCGCCGGTTAACCGGTCAGATCGCCGAAGATTTTCAAATCGGCTTTGCGCCGGACCGTTTCGATGCACTTGAAAAATGGGCGGCGCAGAAAAAAATTCCATTTGAACTCATGGAACAGGCAGGACTGATGATTCAGTCCGGCAAACACGCCGGAAGTTTTTACGACCGTTTCCGCAACCGCCTCATGTTTCCCGTCCGCGACGAGACCGGACGCGTAATCGGCTTCAGCGGCCGCGCCGTCAATCCGGATGAAAAAGGGGGTAAATACGTCAACAGCCCCGAAACACCGCTGTTTCATAAAAGCCGCGTGCTGTTCGCCATCGACAAAGCGCGGCGCGCGATGGTCGACAAACGTACTGCGATTGTGGTTGAAGGTCAGCTCGACGCCATCCGCTGTCACGAGGCCGGAATGAATAACACCGTTGCCTCGCAGGGAACCGCACTCACATCCGACCATGCGCGTATGATCCGGCGCTATGCTGACGAAGTCATTTTAATGCTTGATGCCGACAGCGCCGGACAAAAAGCAGCGCTGCGTTCATCCGAAGCATTCATCGCCGAAGAACTCAGTGTGCGTGTGGCATCACTGCCCGCCGGTGAAGATCCTGATTCGCTGATTCGCAATCAGGGTGCCGATGTTTTTATGGCACACATTCATGCTGCCGTTCCGGCGATTGATTTTCTGATTAACGTAATGAGCGCGCAGGAAAACCTGAACAACGAAGCCGGACTCATGCGCACCGCGCGCGCCGTACAGGCATTAATCGCCCGGGCGCCCGGCGCCGTTCAGCGCGATCGCATGGTGCAGACAGCATCGGAACGGCTGAATCTTTCGCCGGCGGCGCTGCGCCGCGACCTCGCGCATAAAAAACAAACATTGCGGCGCCCTGCAGCGGAAACGGCCGGCAGCGCCCTGCCCGCGCCGGAACATTATCCGGACAACGAAACAGCGCTGCTGGAAATTTTAATATTTCATTATGACGCTGCATTTACAGTGGTTGCCGATCATCTGCCGCCGGATTTTTTCTCTCATCCTGACTGCCGCTTATTATTCGAACTGCTGCTGGATTACGGCGCGGCGTTTATGGATCAGATTCCGCCGGAACGCACCGGCGCACAACGGCTCGCCGCACGGCTGCAGGCCGGAGAAACAAAAATTCGCGGCGGAAACGATGATCATGCCAAAGCCGCACAGGATATCGTCATGGCGCTTTGGCGCAAAGCGCTTAAACACCGGCGGCAGACTCTGCCCGCCGGTCCGGCAACAATGGAAATTACACTCCAGCTTAAACAGCTCGACTTCGGTTGGGAACATGCCGTCAGTTTTATGGTTGTCTGAAATGCAGCTGATTTAAAAAATAGAAAATTATCTCTGCCGCTTAATTTATTGTATTCATGATTGCACGCGCGGCGGGCATTAACCGCGATTCCGGTGCGGCCAATGAAAACGAAATCGTTCTAGTTGCGCTGGTCCATCACCCGCTGAACAGCGCGCTGGACAAGCTCAGTCCCGTTAGAAAGTCCCAGTTTGACTTTGATACGTGCGCGGTAGGTTTCAATTGTTTTTATACTCAGTCCCATTGCGCCGGCAATTTCTGCAGTATTCTG comes from the Kiritimatiellales bacterium genome and includes:
- a CDS encoding CvpA family protein, with product MSLTDGFLWVDIALAVLVLLFFLNGLRRGLCRELAHILTFAALIAGFCFFYAPITEFAACHCTFVALEHIHIAVPVMMLSAALVVYILIWLCLRALLCPFLDFLGEKFLGGIVGAARGAVFGLVIIAALTLVQIPAVQEAVVDKSVIGCWVENTITPWLKETVTMPETGCGDFPLPLEFYRRKNTDEAAGLTQTNTPPGNTPASANQQSTINNDNGPQRTD
- the dnaG gene encoding DNA primase, whose protein sequence is MTMVPRELIEEIRARNDIAEVIGSYLPLRSAGTRFKVNCPFHKEKTPSFTVSPDRQIYHCFGCGAGGDVIRFIQEYEKVDFMTALRMLADRVGVELTVAESSDETGANRRKLFQIHESVAQLYRKILTDHPEGAAGRDYLAARRLTGQIAEDFQIGFAPDRFDALEKWAAQKKIPFELMEQAGLMIQSGKHAGSFYDRFRNRLMFPVRDETGRVIGFSGRAVNPDEKGGKYVNSPETPLFHKSRVLFAIDKARRAMVDKRTAIVVEGQLDAIRCHEAGMNNTVASQGTALTSDHARMIRRYADEVILMLDADSAGQKAALRSSEAFIAEELSVRVASLPAGEDPDSLIRNQGADVFMAHIHAAVPAIDFLINVMSAQENLNNEAGLMRTARAVQALIARAPGAVQRDRMVQTASERLNLSPAALRRDLAHKKQTLRRPAAETAGSALPAPEHYPDNETALLEILIFHYDAAFTVVADHLPPDFFSHPDCRLLFELLLDYGAAFMDQIPPERTGAQRLAARLQAGETKIRGGNDDHAKAAQDIVMALWRKALKHRRQTLPAGPATMEITLQLKQLDFGWEHAVSFMVV